From the Elusimicrobiota bacterium genome, one window contains:
- a CDS encoding PTS sugar transporter subunit IIA: MKIMDFLSKDCILSELKGKTKAEVILELVNILAKNKLTKSVDKTIEAIMKRESTGSTGIGQGVAIPHAKSDSVSKIVASLGISKTGIDFDSLDGEPVYIVFLMVTPPDSTSEHLQAIAKISCLLKNKLFRQLIMDAQTSQDIIKIIEDATNATNVQNQKD, translated from the coding sequence ATGAAAATAATGGATTTTTTATCTAAAGATTGTATATTATCTGAATTAAAAGGGAAAACAAAGGCAGAAGTTATTCTGGAACTTGTAAATATCCTGGCAAAAAATAAACTTACTAAGAGTGTTGATAAAACTATTGAAGCTATCATGAAAAGAGAAAGTACGGGTTCTACCGGGATTGGTCAGGGTGTTGCTATCCCGCACGCTAAAAGTGATAGTGTTTCTAAAATTGTAGCTTCATTAGGAATATCAAAAACAGGTATTGATTTTGATTCTTTAGACGGAGAACCGGTATATATAGTGTTTTTAATGGTAACGCCGCCTGATTCAACAAGTGAGCATTTACAGGCAATTGCTAAAATTTCATGTCTTTTAAAAAACAAACTATTCAGGCAGTTAATAATGGATGCACAAACGTCACAAGATATTATAAAAATAATAGAAGATGCAACGAATGCAACAAATGTCCAAAATCAGAAAGATTAG
- a CDS encoding response regulator — MNKKIMIVDDDKEFLEELKEVLILSGYKVEVSDGAAFAFEMIDTAKPDIILLDLNMPNKSGFEIATELKYSPKYKNIPVVAISGFAKDEHYISLMDICGIKTCLEKPLNPLEVIAKIEGY, encoded by the coding sequence ATGAATAAGAAAATAATGATAGTAGATGATGATAAGGAGTTTTTGGAAGAACTAAAGGAAGTGTTGATTTTAAGCGGCTATAAGGTAGAAGTCAGTGATGGTGCTGCTTTTGCTTTTGAGATGATAGATACAGCAAAACCGGATATTATATTATTAGATCTTAATATGCCAAATAAAAGTGGATTTGAAATTGCAACTGAATTAAAATATTCTCCTAAGTATAAAAATATTCCGGTAGTTGCTATCAGTGGTTTTGCAAAAGATGAGCATTACATTTCTTTGATGGATATTTGTGGTATAAAAACATGCCTTGAAAAACCGCTTAATCCTTTAGAAGTAATTGCTAAAATAGAAGGATATTGA